One Chiloscyllium plagiosum isolate BGI_BamShark_2017 unplaced genomic scaffold, ASM401019v2 scaf_2229, whole genome shotgun sequence genomic window, GGAACAAGTTCTAACCTGTTTACAGATTTAATTGTTTTGTTGATTTTCTTTGTAAGTGTTTTTATTGTGTTGCTCTGAGGGTAACGTTTTGTTTCTGGTGAATCACTTGTCAATAGTTTTGTAATCTTGTCATTTTAAGCTCTCTTTCCAAATTTGCTTTGCAGAAAAGTTAAGAAAGGCTCATTGCTAATTGATTCGAGCACAATCGATCCAGCTGTTTCTAAAGAAATGGCCAAAGCTGCAGAAAAGATTGGAGCAATGTTTATGGATGCGCCTGTATCTGGAGGTATGTACTGTTCAGAATGAATGGAGACCTgtaaccagcagtgttccacagggttcagtacTGGATccatttctgtttgtcattttatacaaatcatttggatgcgaatatagaggcatgattagaaagtttgtggatgaccccaaaattagtggtatggttgacagtgaggaaggttatctaagattacaaagatatcttgatcagttggtccaatgggctgaagagtggcagatggagtttagtttggataaatgcaagatattgcattttgctacTACAAACAAGAaacttgtacacttaatagtaGGGCCCCGGGGAGTGTTGTACTACAGAGGGATGGTGGTTCAAGTACAAAGTTCTTTGAAATTGGCGTCGCACAGaggcaggatggttaagaaggcattcagaacgcttgcctttattgctcagacctttcaatacaggtagttctggtaTAATGCACATTTCAGCAGTGCGATTTAGCTATAACATCGCTGAAGAATTAGAGAATGGTATTTTAGAGACCACTTACCTGTGGCAATAGCATGATTTCTGCTGGGATTGGTTTGCACACTTTGTTTTGCACATGCGCCGATGTGCATGCTGAAatctccacaccattctgcacatgcgccgATGTGCATGCTGAAATCTCCACACCGTGCTGCACATGCGccggtgtgcatgctgaaatctccacaccgttctgcacttGCTCCGATGTGCATGCTGAAatctccacaccattctgcacatgcgccgGTGTGCTTACTGAaatctccacaccgttctgcacatgcgtcggtgtgcatgctgaaatctcCACATCGTTCTGCACATGCGCCGGTGCGCATGCTGAAATCTCCACACCGTGCTGCACATGCGCCGATGTGCTTGCTGAaatctccacaccgttctgcacatgcgccgTTGTGCTTGCTGAAatctccacaccattctgcacatgcgccaaTGTTCTTGCCATTCTGCACATACTCCGGTGTCTGCACATGTGTCATGTTGATGCTGGTCTTTGTGTCATTCTGTGCATGCGCTGAAGTACCTATGCGTTTCTGTGCAGGCGCGATGTGAGCTCCACTCTTTGGGCTGTTCTGCACATGAGCTAATGTCtgctgctgacagagcagctttctgtgagaggtattgtacagagagcagcattcttacattttttaaaatgtatttgttaaatttacttttgtcaaTAAAtgtgatttcaaccttcattcaggttgTGCTGTACTTTTGCGTGACACTTTtaggtgatttttgagcgatcgtgAGTAATATCTTTTGCTGGTCTGCTCCTAACCCCCGAGactccattatttctattaagcaaggtttcactggaacgcaactacagcattataggagaactacatGTAAGgtacaaaaagaaaaaaacaatttatcATGACCCAATTGATAAAGGTGATACTTCCGGATACCAGGCGCATGCACATAAGCAGTGTTATTTTTCATTCAGAGATTTCTAAACAGGTAACAAacccttttttcttttaaaattgagaatataTTGGGTAAGAAATTGTCtaattgaatttttatttttaaaaagtagtttaatACTGGCCTTGGCGTCGgtggctgaggaatgaccttatagaggttttacaaaattatgaggggcatgaataaggtaaataggcaaagtcttttccctgggatcgggagtccagagctagaaggcacagatttaaggtgagaggggaaagatataaaagagacctaaggggcaatttttcacgcagagggtggtacatgtatggaatgagctgccagaggaagtggcagaggctggtacaattgcaacatttaagaggcatttggatgggtatatgaataggaagggtttggagggatatgggcNNNNNNNNNNNNNNNNNNNNNNNNNNNNNNNNNNNNNNNNNNNNNNNNNNNNNNNNNNNNNNNNNNNNNNNNNNNNNNNNNNNNNNNNNNNNNNNNNNNNNNNNNNNNNNNNNNNNNNNNNNNNNNNNNNNNNNNNNNNNNNNNNNNNNNNNNNNNNNNNNNNNNNNNNNNNNNNNNNNNNNNNNNNNNNNNNNNNNNNNNNNNNNNNNNNNNNNNNNNNNNNNNNNNNNNNNNNNNNNNNNNNNNNNNNNNNNNNNNNNNNNNNNNNNNNNNNNNNNNNNNNNNNNNNNNNNNNNNNNNNNNNNNNNNNNNNNNNNNNNNNNNNNNNNNNNNNNNNNNNNNNNNNNNNNNNNNNNNNNNNNNNNNNNNNNNNNNNNNNNNNNNNNNNNNNNNNNNNNNNNNNNNNNNNNNNNNNNNNNNNNNNNNNNNNNNNNNNNNNNNNNNNNNNNNNNNNNNNNNNNNNNNNNNNNNNNNNNNNNNNNNNNNNNNNNNNNNNNNNNNNNNNNNNNNNNNNNNNNNNNNNNNNNNNNNNNNNNNNNNNNNNNNNNNNNNNNNNNNNNNNNNNNNNNNNNNNNNNNNNNNNNNNNNNNNNNNNNNNNNNNNNNNNNNNNNNNNNNNNNNNNNNNNNNNNNNNNNNNNNNNNNNNNNNNNNNNNNNNNNNNNNNNNNNNNNNNNNNNNNNNNNNNNNNNNNNNNNNNNNNNNNNNNNNNNNNNNNNNNNNNNNNNNNNNNNNNNNNNNNNNNNNNNNNNNNNNNNNNNNNNNNNNNNNNNNNNNNNNNNNNNNNNNNNNNNNNNNNNNNNNNNNNNNNNNNNNNNNNNNNNNNNNNNNNNNNNNNNNNNNNNNNNNNNNNNNNNNNNNNNNNNNNNNNNNNNNNNNNNNNNNNNNNNNNNNNNNNNNNNNNNNNNNNNNNNNNNNNNNNNNNNNNNNNNNNNNNNNNNNNNNNNNNNNNNNNNNNNNNNNNNNNNNNNNNNNNNNNNNNNNNNNNNNNNNNNNNNNNNNNNNNNNNNNNNNNNNNNNNNNNNNNNNNNNNNNNNNNNNNNNNNNNNNNNNNNNNNNNNNNNNNNNNNNNNNNNNNNNNNNNNNNNNNNNNNNNNNNNNNNNNNNNNNNNNNNNNNNNNNNNNNNNNNNNNNNNNNNNNNNNNNNNNNNNNNNNNNNNNNNNNNNNNNNNNNNNNNNNNNNNNNNNNNNNNNNNNNNNNNNNNNNNNNNNNNNNNNN contains:
- the LOC122547035 gene encoding 3-hydroxyisobutyrate dehydrogenase, mitochondrial-like, which encodes MDSPAEVAERADRVITMLPSSPNVIEVYTGPNGILKKVKKGSLLIDSSTIDPAVSKEMAKAAEKIGAMFMDAPVSGGMYCSE